In a genomic window of Sporosarcina trichiuri:
- a CDS encoding pentapeptide repeat-containing protein translates to MAAWKRKTPKLTALREPAEAGPILRDCVLANESFSSIDTAGLTADNAVLTDCSFAENDLAGAVFIDTVFERCDFSNVLAARADVRRCEFVNCKLTGADFSQASAADVLFTQCDMRYSNFSFSGLVRAEFNEVQLSDSDFFECTLKPVSFKNSRLENVNFRETDLAGIDLSDCRFERLEVTPSKLEGCRVSSEQAVGFARMFGLLVDGES, encoded by the coding sequence ATGGCAGCATGGAAACGGAAGACGCCGAAACTGACGGCACTTCGCGAACCGGCGGAGGCCGGACCGATACTGCGGGACTGCGTACTCGCGAATGAATCCTTTAGCAGCATAGACACTGCTGGACTGACCGCGGACAATGCCGTGCTGACGGACTGTTCGTTCGCGGAAAACGACCTGGCGGGGGCGGTGTTCATCGATACGGTGTTCGAACGATGCGATTTTTCGAACGTCCTGGCGGCGCGGGCGGACGTGCGGCGATGTGAATTCGTCAACTGCAAGCTGACGGGCGCGGACTTTTCCCAGGCGTCCGCTGCCGATGTGCTGTTCACCCAATGTGACATGCGCTACAGCAATTTCAGTTTTTCCGGGCTGGTGCGGGCGGAATTCAATGAAGTCCAGCTGTCGGATTCCGACTTCTTCGAGTGTACACTGAAGCCGGTATCGTTCAAGAACAGCCGGCTGGAGAACGTGAATTTCAGGGAGACGGACCTCGCCGGCATCGATTTGTCGGACTGCCGGTTCGAACGGCTCGAAGTGACCCCTTCAAAACTGGAAGGCTGCCGCGTATCAAGTGAACAGGCGGTCGGCTTCGCCCGTATGTTCGGCTTATTGGTGGACGGGGAATCATGA